One stretch of Passer domesticus isolate bPasDom1 chromosome 2, bPasDom1.hap1, whole genome shotgun sequence DNA includes these proteins:
- the NDUFB4 gene encoding NADH dehydrogenase [ubiquinone] 1 beta subcomplex subunit 4 produces MAWAPPPSAAKLYRPNRFVSLPAELDPATYDTSPEKLRAEAERLAIRSRLKRQYLLQLNDPGAPAVIENPALARWAYAKSQNVYPTFRPTLTTSFLGAVYGLGPLLFWIFVLKADRDRKKKRIEEGKYKRSPFSVFF; encoded by the exons ATGGCGTGGGCACCGCCTCCGTCGGCGGCCAAGCTGTACAGGCCGAACCGCTTCGTCTCGCTGCCCGCCGAGCTCGACCCCGCCACCTACGACACATCGCCGGAGAAGCTCCGCGCCGAGGCCGAGCGCCTGGCGATCCGCTCCCGCCTCAAGCGGCAGTACCTGCTGCAGCTCAACGACCCCGGCGCGCCCGCCGTCATC GAAAACCCCGCCTTGGCCCGCTGGGCCTACGCGAAGTCGCAGAACGTCTACCCTACTTTCCGTCCGACACTCACGACGTCCTTTCTAGGAGCTGTTTATGGGTTAGGCCCCCTCCTGTTCTGGATCTTTGTGTTAAAAGCTGACAGG GATCGTAAAAAGAAGCGTATCGAGGAAGGTAAATACAAGCGATCGCCGTTCAGTGTATTCTTCTAA